Proteins from one Impatiens glandulifera chromosome 2, dImpGla2.1, whole genome shotgun sequence genomic window:
- the LOC124925109 gene encoding protein WUSCHEL — MEPQQQQQNEEGGNGTKNNYLCRQTSTRWTPTSDQIRILKDLYYNNGVRSPTAEQIQRISARLRQYGKIEGKNVFYWFQNHKARERQKKRFTVVNVAGNPTAAAAAAWRPDDPFCNTSSSSSSSTGVVAVGQMGTYCYGSVPMEKTFRECSISAGCHGSNNIPASSHNFGWSSGVDSHHQYPYPSPHDFFERKKSSNHSHTNDEHDQIYTIQPKETLPLFPMHGEREDDISGGLMWPAAASASNWLYNGNGGSRTSLELSLNSYASGSV, encoded by the exons ATGGAacctcaacaacaacaacaaaacgAGGAAGGAGGAAACGGCACGAAGAATAACTACCTCTGCAGACAAACAAGTACGAGGTGGACACCCACAAGCGATCAGATAAGAATCCTCAAGGACCTTTACTACAACAATGGAGTCAGGTCCCCCACCGCCGAACAGATTCAAAGGATCTCCGCTCGTTTAAGGCAGTACGGTAAGATCGAGGGTAAAAACGTCTTTTACTGGTTCCAAAATCACAAAGCCCGTGAACGTCAGAAGAAGAGGTTCACCGTCGTCAATGTCGCCGGAAATCCTACCGccgcagcagcagcagcatgGAGGCCCGATGACCCTTTTTGCAACA catcatcttcttcttcatcttcgaCTGGTGTGGTTGCTGTTGGGCAGATGGGAACTTATTGTTATGGATCTGTTCCAATGGAGAAGACTTTTAGA GAATGCTCAATATCAGCAGGGTGTCATGGCAGCAACAATATTCCGGCATCAAGCCATAACTTTGGATGGTCCTCCGGTGTGGATTCCCATCATCAATATCCCTATCCTTCGCCTCACGATTTCTTCGAAAGAAAGAAATCATCAAATCACAGCCACACAAATGATGAACATGATCAGATTTACACGATCCAGCCAAAAGAGACTCTCCCTCTCTTTCCCATGCACGGAGAGCGTGAAGACGACATTTCCGGCGGCCTGATGTGGCCGGCGGCGGCTTCCGCCAGTAACTGGTTGTATAATGGGAATGGCGGTTCTCGTACTTCCCTTGAGCTTAGCCTCAACTCCTATGCTTCTGGTTCtgtttaa